In the Diospyros lotus cultivar Yz01 chromosome 13, ASM1463336v1, whole genome shotgun sequence genome, CCAAGCAACAACTCAATTAGTGGCAGCATCGAGCAACTGGCCATCAATAGGGGAACAACGTCGATGACAAAGAGACAATCGGAGATGAGAGGAAGGATTTATCGATTCAATGGAGCTCGATTCGAACTTTAGAGAAAAATGATTAAGGTTAGGGTACATGCGAGGAGGAGTGACAGAGTGAGAGACAATCAAATATATTTGTTGGTTAATTATGTTTCTAATCGGCCTCTAACGTCGGAAATGCATTTATAATCGGGAACGTGTTTtcaaaagtttaatttattACGAAATGCCCCctgaaacatttttaaaattacataataaacctaagaaatatttttttgccGTATTTAACGTTTTCAAAAATGGAAAACTTCTCGAGCAAAAACAACTTCTCCAAACCGTTTTCATGCATCACAGCATGTAGTAACCGAACAAACACTATTTGGTgatgacacacacacacactttctCTCTATGAAAATACTCTCCCTCATGAGAGTCTCCATTAATCCTATTTAGCTTAAACACGGGATAACCTTTGGAAACACATTTGAAGATAAGTCTCTGGTGCATGATGGACCAAAAGAAGCGAAAAACTCGCCATTGGCCCCCACAAGTCAAACACACATTTATTATTGGCGGTTTAATTTTGCGTCAccttcattcattcattcattcatcacTATTGGTAATTTGTTttgtaaaagaaacaaacagcGCAACGCAACGCAACGCAAGTTGCCGAGTCGGGACACATGGCCACGGCCATGGTCGACGAAAGAAGGCGAACCGCGCGGCCCTCTGGCGTCGCACCCCGTGGCTCGGCCGCTCCCGCCGCTGCATTCCCcattttcatatcatatttattcctctttcttctccacCTCCCCAACCCCAACCCACATTTTCCCAATTTCTAATTCCATTTTCTATTCTCCACCATGCATCTGTATTTCTATTCGGCGAGGATCGGGGAGGGAGCggagaaggaggaggagttCGCCGGAGAATGAGACTGTTCGCCGCTAGGACGCCAACGAATAATTCAAGCACCGCCGTCGTAGCACCGCCATCGCCACCAGCCACCGCTTGCGAGAGGATGGGGAACTGTGGGACTAGGGAGGAATCTGCTGCTGTTGTCTCCCATGCTCATCAACAAGGtcgctttcttcttcttcctcactctGCTAATCTAGCTAGTTTCAGTCCGTTTCCCTGGCGAATTGTTCCTTCACTCGCGAGCCAGATCTACTTTGGCCTTTCCCCATCTCCGTTCCTTGTATCTCGAATTTAGCTTTGCTTGTTTCTCTTATGCCCTAATCATTGCCCTATCAATCCGGTAATGTTTTCCCGACACCACCGGTAGAATCAGTTTCTTGGTAATCACGGGATTGTGAACTAGTGTCCctgttttatttgaaattagggTTTTCGTTTTTTGTGAAGTTTGTATTCTCTTTTGATCACACAGTTCAGCAGCTCCACATGTTATCGCCGTTACCTGGTAAGAATGTTGCTTcggagaaggagaaggataaggaaaGGAAGCACGGGCGCTCCATTTCAGATCTGAGCGATCCTTCGGCCACTCCTCGTATCTTTGACGACTCCAGCAAGAACGCACTGCTCTACACCAATGTCATCGCTTTTACCCTCTTCGAGCTCGAGACCATTACAAAGAGCTTCCGCTCTGATTACGTTCTCGGCGAGGGAGGTTTTGGAACCGTCTACAAGGGTTACATTGACGAGAATGTCAGGGTTGGCCTCAAATCTCTCCCCGTTGCTGTCAAGGTCCTCAACAAGGAGGGCCTTCAGGGCCACAGAGAATGGCTTGTCAGTTCCTTGTTTCtgcagttttttattttatttttttttcatttacagTCTTAGGTTTTGTTATCCCATGATATGCCTAATTTAGTTTGTTTGGATTGGTGATGTATTTCCCTTTCCAGACGGAGGTCAACTTCCTTGGGCAGTTGAGACACCCTAACCTGGTGAAATTAATTGGGTATTGCTGCGAGGATGAGCACAGACTACTTGTTTATGAGTTCATGTTTCGAGGAAGCCTTGAGAACCATTTGTTCCGAAGTATGCAGCCATACATTCTCTTACTTGATTTGCTTCTTCTACTGCTTATTCTCTATTCTTGCAACCCTTacaatttcacatttcaagAAGTTTGATTACTTAGTTATGTCGTTAGTGGTCAATTTAATAGGGATTTACTACATGATTCTGGATTGAGCAGAGTTCTGTGAGTCTACTTGCATATTCTTTGGCCCTGTCCAAGATGTTTGCATGCATGTTAATTTGATATCCTTAGAATGGTCACCCCCTGCctaaatttttgtatatttttgtgtttgaCTTGCTTGTTTTGGACTAGATTACTTTCATGCTGGATTACCAGCCAAAATAGCAATTCCTGAGAACAAAGccatgaaattttaaaataaagttTAAGAAACTGGATTTGTGGTAGTTTTCTGATGTAAgtaataatcttaaattatgcTGTCATGTATTTTTAGATTCTTATTGTCCGGTCTCTAATGTGTATAGGTGTTAGTTTTTTTAGTTGCCAAGCAATGGGTTCAAGTCAACATCGCATTAAGCAATGATGTCGTTTCTACCTGTAACGGTTTGCTGTCGCAGCATAGTAGTAGCAAAAATTAGGCACGGCTCTCAAGAATTTTGTCTGCATGCATGTTTTGTCGTCAAAATTATACAGTGTGGTTTAAGTTGGTTGCATCTACTAGCTTATAAAGTTTACATATTCTCCTTTTATTGATTAATCCACTCATCAAATATACTGTGGAAATATTAGTCCAATTCATGAAATTAATTTACGAATGAAATTCAGAAGCAAAGAATTTCCTTACTAATTTTAATTTGGTTAATGAAATGGATGAGAATCTAGCTCAACTatgaaagtaaaaaatataacctTTCGTCAACAAATATAGCCTAAATCAAATAGATCTGAATTAATGTTCATGTAGCTTACTCCACCAAATGGGATTAAGGATGGAGTGTTGTTGGTTGTTTGACAGTTCATTTGCTTTCCACTTGACAAGAACTATGCAGTTTAGCTAAGGATCTGTTAATGTGAATGGATAATTTGTCTGATTTTTCTGGTTGAGGGTTTGGTAATAACCCAAAACCTATGGGCTAGTTAGTATAATTTACACAAAATACTCATTCAAATTTCTCAAGTCCAAATGCTTATTCTCCTGCCTCCTCTTGAACACGTGCACAGGGAAGCAAAAATTTCATAAGTCAAAAACACCTGAGCTCTTCATGTTCTAGTATGTCAACTACTTTTCAAGCGTTTTCCATGCTCAATCCATAGTACTCAAAGGCAATAGTGAAAGTTGTTGCTTTATTTGATTTCCATGGGGGTGGAATTCAAGTGAAGCTATCTTCTCATTTGCTTAGATTAAATGTATTAAATAGCTATGGACAATGATTCCGAGAAACCTTTTCTCATATGCTTTCTTTATCATGGATGGGATAATTTTAAGCTATCTTCTGATTTGCTGTTGTAGTTTATGGACAGTGATTGTAGTGTCTTTGCTAAGTTGATCTAGCCTTTATTGAGGTATGCAGAAGCAACAGTTCCATTAACTTGGTCTAAAAGAATGATGATTGCCCTTGGCGCAGCAAAAGGACTTGCTTTCCTTCACAATGCTCAAAGGCCTGTTATATACAGGGACTTCAAGACCTCTAATATATTATTGGACTCTGTGAGTGATTTTTGTACATGTCATCCATagttacttttctttttctacatCATAATTACCCTCCTGGGTAGGGGAGTGAATGCAGAATGGTACCTTGCTTTTGTCTGTGAGCATGCAGGATTACACAGCCAAGCTTTCTGATTTCGGGCTTGCAAAAGCTGGCCCACAAGGTGACGAGACCCATGTTTCTACTCGAGTAATGGGCACCTATGGTTATGCTGCCCCTGAATATGTGATGACTGGTATGACTTCCGAACATCTAATGATAGCTTCTCCTCTTGTGCATTTCTTTCCTCATTGCTGTGGGAACATATGAAGTGATAACTAATTGGAGCTTAGTAAATTAGAATCCATGCTTTCTATATGAAGGCACGAGTTATGTCAATTCCGTCAGTTTAAGGAATTTACTGCTAGTGAGCAAGTGACCAGCTGGACCATGTGTCTGGTGTTTGTCCTATTTGTCAAAAATTCCTGTTCACGTCAGCTGGAGATCTCTATCACACATGGTACATGCATGGTTGACAGCTTGCAAACTGCAAAGCACGTATCATGTGAGAATTTTAGATATAACTGTAGTTCTCCATTTTCCAAGTACATATGGATTTATGTCTTTTCTCAAATGCTAATGAGCTTGTTTAGTATTACCATATGTAGAGCCGTCAGACCTTTGTCTCCTGTATTCTGGGAACTATTTATGACGTTTGCAAACCTAGCAATTATAGGAAGATGCAACCGCTATGGGAATTTACTCAAGAAAACTTAAATGAGATGAGGTTTAGCTTGCTTTATTCTGGAATGAGCTTTAAAGGGGTTGACTTTGGTTTGAAAGCaattaaataagttttaatcaGGCACAGTTGAATGTTGCCTGGCCTTTCTGTGAAAAGCCATATTCATTTTTATCCCTATCGGCTTGGATGATTATGGGTTGGATTGGAATGAGGGGTAATGGATGGTGCCTTTTCAAAAATGTTCTTAAACATTTATATGCATTTTTTTAATCTCTTGCCACTCTTTGGGTAGCAGATGCAGTTCCATACTCTCTAGCAAAGAGTACTATGTTGGTGTCTTACTCCTAGCAAACAGCACTTATGTTTTAGCATGAGAATGGACTTACAAAACTGTGGCCACAACTAAACTGTGTATTTTAGTTGTCATTTTGATAAtgaagaaaaatgctatttctTTTATATCTGTCATCGATGCATTAAatgtttttgaggaaaatatttGTACCATATATTTGTAGTTATGTTTGTGGTTTTCTATTCTTAAGGAAACATAGATTTCTTGTGTATTTTTATGTTAGTATTTTGCAGCTTAATTTGGCAGTAGAATCATGCTTTCTTCTCTGAATCACGGTGATATGAAATGAGCAGGACACCTAACTGCCAGGAGTGATGTGTACAGCTTTGGAGTTGTTCTTCTAGAGCTGTTGACAGGAAGGAGATCTGTTGACAGGACCAGGCCGAGCAAGGAGCAGAGCTTGGTGGACTGGGCTCGGCCAAAACTGAACGACAAGAGAAAGTTGTTGCAAATAATAGATCCCAGATTAGAGAACCAGTACTCAGTGAGGGCTGCACAGAAGGCATGCAGCTTGGCATACTACTGCCTGAGCCAAAACCCGAAAGCAAGGCCTTTAATGAGTGATGTTGTTGAGACTTTAGAGCCTCTACAAAGCAGCAGCATCAGTCCAAATGAAGTCTCATCATCTTCGTTGACCTTTGGTGGTGGTACATTTGCCCCGGGAAGGACCCCAGACTACAGAATACAAGGTAGATTTGCTGGCAATGTTGGTGCCAGGGCTGGCTGTCGCTCTCCGAACCCCAACTGTTCCCCGGGGGGTCCTGCAGCATGCCGGGTGAGATGAGAAAATGTCACATACCCCACCCTCCTGTATACTGTTTTCGTGTCCTTTTCCTCCACCCTCTTTTAGAATGATGTAATTTTGGTTTCTAAAGGGTGAATCTGGTAGTTGGTGTAAATGGGTAACGGCCGATTGTGAGCCGGTTCTGGTGGCTTGTGTAGCGACGACGCTCTCATATCAACATTTTTGTGGTGCGTCTTTGTGAGTTGGAAGTGAACTTGCCGTGTAAATGCAGTTGCTGAATGCGCAAAATATGCATATGCCAGCCTGAGTTTGTCTGCAGTTTGTTAGTTAAAGAAGATGGATGCCTTTGCTTTGCttttttgttagtttgtttgtatgtttttttgtttgctGAATGGATATTCAAAATCATGGCTCGCATCAAATTAAGCAGAAAATTAGGGTATTTTCGTAGACCAGCCCCTtactatatgtgtgtgtgtgtgtgtgtggtaaCATCTGCGTGCTGAGAGAGGGAGGACTGATTCGGTTACGGGTTCCTGTCGCGTGTTTTGTTTGAGCGGTTGAATTGGGTTCCGGTTCAACTGATCATCGGCTGGGTTGTTGGTTTGTCCGGTTGAATTGGCTATTTTGATTCAGTTGCAGTTGGGTTGGTTTGGGGTCTGACTTCAAAAACACTCTTCTTTTcagtttcaaaattaataatgttaAAAGCTCTGAAtctgttttattattattattattattgtttggCTAACCTCGTCCTCTTAAATTGAGCTAGTTTTGGCATCAGTACATAGTTTTTAAAAGTTACAATTCTTTGCGTTGGTATACCAGTAGTATACAACAAAGGACAACAACAGAGAGAATGAGAAACCTTAGTTATAGCCAAGCTGAAAACCAACGCCTCAAGAAATGAATAAATTTGCTTAGCGGACGACCAACCACCTCCACTACCCACTACTGCCAAAAATGATGCTGTAAACATGATGATAAGTATGGAAAAGAAGGAAGGATCCCATGCTTGGATCCAATGAATTAGGTATTTAATAGACAGAAAGTCTGAACAGATTAACTGGGATTACTGAAGCATTGTCAAAAACCATCCTATTTCTTTCAAACCACAAAGTCCACGATTTCAACTTACCTCACAACCCAGGAGAAGATGATCCACAGTGACAGTCTCATTGAACCGACCACAAAAGGGGTAACCATTATCATCAGCACTAAGAGTTCCCTACCTTGCTAAATTCACTTTGGTGTTAAGAAGAGCCAACCAAATAAAGATTTCCTCTTTAGGCAGAGGCAGAGTGAGAGTAAACCAAAATTTTCTAACCAACCCTAGCGATTGGAGTCCCTTGTTGAAATTAGCTTCTACTTGAATGCATAAAGAATGTTCCAAAAAATCCCTACTCTAAACCAAGGACTAATAAATTTTGTCTTTCGAGTCAATCCAGACGATTTGGATAAAATTGATAGAAGACCCATACAATTCCGTTACCAACGACAGAATAAGCAGGGGCAGAATAGTGATACAAGTAAGGGAGGAAGCGACAAAAGTGGGTAAAGGGTATTATAGGTAGAGCAAGCTGGTGGCATGTGCGGATAACATAATCAATTAGAGGGGGGATGGCTGGAATAACAGTTAAGTAGGAAAGATAGTAGAGGGGGAAGGCATCTTTTGAGTAGTAAGGAATTCAGGAGAgtgtggacctctcgaaagtccactttcgtttcatttgtttctctttttcagTTGTAATTCTCTCCAAATTCAATAAACCCAGATAGATTATCTTCAATAATCTATCATTCGGTATCAGAGTAACAAAATCGATCTCCATGGTGAACCTTAGTGACCGAGTAGAGGACCTGGAAGGGCGGATAGATGGGTTGTACAGTGGATTGGATTCGTTGAAGTCAGAAGTGTAGAAGGTGGGCGGAATTGAGAAAAACATGGCCACGCTAATGGATCAATTCGCTCTCCTGATAGCCCATTGGGATGAACAAGAGCGAGGGAGAAAAGGGAAGCAGGATGGGACGGAGCTGCTGCAGGGTTCCTCTTCATTCATGGAGGGAACGTCGGAAGTGAGAATGGGCAGAGGTGATGGGGTAGATGGAGTCGAAGGAGCAAGAAGATCCGATTACAAGGGCAGGCACCTAGAAATGTCGATCTTCGAGAGGGAAGCTCCAGATGGTTTGATTTTCAAGGCTGAAAGGTACTTCATTGTTAATCAGTTGTCCAAGCTAGAGAAGTTGGAATCCGTAGCCCTCTGTTTTGATGGGCCAGCGCTCGCATGGTTCCAATGGGAACAAAGGCGGAGGCGGATACTGAGTTGGGAAGAACTGAAGGTGATGCTAAGAAGTCGATTTTGGTCCACGCATAAGGGGACCCTGGAGGAGAGATTCTTTGCCCTTAAGCAATGGGGATCAGTTAGAGAGTACTGCCTTTGCTTTGAAACATTGTCTTCACCTCTCAAAGGTATGCCAGAGGCCTTGTTGGAGGGTCAATTCATCAATGGGTTGAAGCCGGAAATCAGAGCAGAACTGAGAATGCTTAGGCCGAATGGATTGGATCAGCTCATGGAAGTGGCCCAACAAATTGAGGAAAGAAACATGGTAGTCAGAGGAAGCTCCACCGGAAGTGGTCAAAACAGGGGGACAACTCACTTCAACCTATTTCCGAATCAGCACCGATCGGTGAGCACGGTTGCCCCATCGGCATTGCCAAAGCCAGCAACAACCAATGTAGTTGTGCTGCAATGGAATCCGGCTGCTAGTAAGGGGAGTAATCCGCCTTTCAAGAGACTAAGTGAGGCAGATTTGAAGGCCAAACGGGAGAAGGGCCTGTGCTTTAGATGTGATGAAAAGTATTCTATTGGGCATCGCTGCAAAAATAGGGAGTTACAAGTCATGGTGATTTATGACGAAAAGAAGGATGAGCTGGGGGTAGAAGAGGAGGTGGAAGGAGGGGTGAATGGGAGGTGCAGGAGGCTAAGGGAGAGGTGATAGAATTGCTTATGAATTCAGTGGTGGGGCTTAGCCCACCCCAAACCATGAAGGTGTGAGGGCAGATTGCTGGCCACGAGGTTGTAGTACTTGTAGACAGCGGGGCTACTCATAATTTCATTTCAGCTAAGTTGGTACAAACATTGGACCAGCCAAGGTCGAAGACGGCAGGCTACAGAGTGATCATGGGAACAGGGATGGCTGTGCAGGGCGCTGGAATCTGTAAGGGGgtgtttctttctcttcaaaACTTAGAGATAATCAAGGGCTTTCTTCCCTTGGAGCTAGGCAGCTCAGATGTCATCCTAGGAATGAAATGGTTGGCAACCTTGGGCAAGGTACAAGTTGATTGGAAATCCTTAACTATGAGATTCAAGGCAGGAGGAATGATGGTTACAATACAAGGGAATCCGAGTTTAAGAAAAACCCTTGTCACATTAAAAGCCATGATGAAAGCTCTAAAGGACAGTGAGGAGGGTGTGCTCATCGAATTAGGGTGTTTGTCGGCAGATTGTGGGGAGTTTAAGGCTGTCACACAAAGGGGTATCCAGCAGGTGTTGGCTAAGTTCAGTGAAGTATTTAATGATCCAGATGGGATGCCACCAATAAGGATACGAGAACATGCTATCAACTTACAGCCGGGAGCTGCCTCAGTAAGCGTAAGGCCCTATCGCTACCCCTATGTtcagaaaaatgaaattgaaaggTTAGTACGAGAGATGCTCGCTACAGGGATTATTAAACCTAGTACTAGTCCCTTTTCCAGCCCTGTTTTGTGGTGAAAAAGAAGGACGGGGgatggagattttgtgtagattaccgAGCCTTGAATAAGGTAATGGTGCCGGATCACTTTCCTATTTCGGTACTTGATGAGCTATTAGATGAACTACACGGGGCCACGATGTTTTCAAAGCTGGACTTGAAAGCTGGATACCATCATATTAGAGTTAAGGAAGAAGATGTGCCCAAGACGGCATTTCGTACTCACGAGGGACACTACGAGTTTCTAGTCATGCCCTTCGGGCTGACTAATGCACCGGCAACATTTCAGTCCCTCATGAATGAGGTCTTCAAAGGTCAGTTGAGAAGGTCcatg is a window encoding:
- the LOC127788993 gene encoding probable serine/threonine-protein kinase PBL8 isoform X2, with the translated sequence MRLFAARTPTNNSSTAVVAPPSPPATACERMGNCGTREESAAVVSHAHQQVQQLHMLSPLPGKNVASEKEKDKERKHGRSISDLSDPSATPRIFDDSSKNALLYTNVIAFTLFELETITKSFRSDYVLGEGGFGTVYKGYIDENVRVGLKSLPVAVKVLNKEGLQGHREWLTEVNFLGQLRHPNLVKLIGYCCEDEHRLLVYEFMFRGSLENHLFRTKGLAFLHNAQRPVIYRDFKTSNILLDSDYTAKLSDFGLAKAGPQGDETHVSTRVMGTYGYAAPEYVMTGHLTARSDVYSFGVVLLELLTGRRSVDRTRPSKEQSLVDWARPKLNDKRKLLQIIDPRLENQYSVRAAQKACSLAYYCLSQNPKARPLMSDVVETLEPLQSSSISPNEVSSSSLTFGGGTFAPGRTPDYRIQGRFAGNVGARAGCRSPNPNCSPGGPAACRVR
- the LOC127788993 gene encoding probable serine/threonine-protein kinase PBL8 isoform X1; translated protein: MRLFAARTPTNNSSTAVVAPPSPPATACERMGNCGTREESAAVVSHAHQQVQQLHMLSPLPGKNVASEKEKDKERKHGRSISDLSDPSATPRIFDDSSKNALLYTNVIAFTLFELETITKSFRSDYVLGEGGFGTVYKGYIDENVRVGLKSLPVAVKVLNKEGLQGHREWLTEVNFLGQLRHPNLVKLIGYCCEDEHRLLVYEFMFRGSLENHLFRKATVPLTWSKRMMIALGAAKGLAFLHNAQRPVIYRDFKTSNILLDSDYTAKLSDFGLAKAGPQGDETHVSTRVMGTYGYAAPEYVMTGHLTARSDVYSFGVVLLELLTGRRSVDRTRPSKEQSLVDWARPKLNDKRKLLQIIDPRLENQYSVRAAQKACSLAYYCLSQNPKARPLMSDVVETLEPLQSSSISPNEVSSSSLTFGGGTFAPGRTPDYRIQGRFAGNVGARAGCRSPNPNCSPGGPAACRVR